In a single window of the Pyrococcus sp. NA2 genome:
- a CDS encoding V-type ATP synthase subunit K (produces ATP from ADP in the presence of a proton gradient across the membrane; the K subunit is a nonenzymatic component which binds the dimeric form by interacting with the G and E subunits), giving the protein MDPIVYVALGMALGAGLAGAASSFGVGIAGAAAAGAVAEDEKNFRNALILQGLPMTQSIYGLITLFLIGMAAGIIGGGGFKFAEPTTQNIIKSAILFGAGLLVGLTGLSAIPQGIIASSGIGAVSKNPRTFTQNLIFAAMAETMAIFGLVGAIILIMSL; this is encoded by the coding sequence ATGGATCCGATAGTGTACGTAGCTTTGGGCATGGCTCTTGGAGCAGGGTTAGCTGGAGCTGCTTCATCATTTGGAGTTGGAATAGCTGGAGCCGCTGCCGCTGGTGCGGTTGCAGAGGATGAGAAGAACTTTAGAAATGCCCTAATCCTCCAGGGACTTCCAATGACTCAGAGTATCTACGGTCTGATAACACTCTTCCTCATTGGAATGGCCGCGGGGATAATAGGTGGAGGAGGCTTTAAGTTCGCTGAACCAACAACTCAGAACATAATAAAGAGTGCAATACTCTTCGGCGCTGGTCTACTTGTCGGGTTAACTGGCCTCTCAGCAATACCTCAGGGAATCATAGCCAGCTCTGGAATTGGGGCAGTAAGCAAGAATCCAAGAACTTTCACCCAGAACCTAATATTCGCCGCTATGGCCGAGACCATGGCCATCTTCGGTCTCGTTGGAGCTATAATCCTGATAATGAGTCTCTGA
- a CDS encoding V-type ATP synthase subunit E, which yields MEGAELIIQEINREAERKIEYILNEARKEAEKIKEEAKRKAESRAEWIIRRAKTQAELEKQRIIANARLEIRRKRLAVQEEIISKVLEEVRKRLENMSEDEYFESVKALLKEAVSELNERKVRVMSNEKTLSLIGARIEEIKAELGDVSIELGEVIKTIGGVVVETEDGRIRIDNTFEARMERLEGEIRSTIAKVLFG from the coding sequence ATGGAAGGAGCTGAATTGATAATCCAGGAAATAAACAGGGAAGCAGAGAGAAAGATAGAGTACATACTCAACGAGGCTAGGAAGGAGGCTGAGAAGATAAAAGAAGAGGCTAAGAGAAAAGCGGAGTCAAGAGCTGAATGGATAATCAGGAGGGCAAAGACACAGGCTGAACTGGAAAAGCAAAGGATAATAGCAAATGCGAGGTTGGAAATTAGAAGGAAGAGACTTGCCGTTCAAGAAGAGATAATATCTAAGGTTCTGGAGGAAGTCAGAAAGAGATTGGAGAACATGTCAGAAGATGAATACTTTGAATCAGTTAAAGCCCTCTTAAAGGAGGCGGTTAGTGAACTAAACGAAAGGAAAGTAAGGGTTATGTCAAACGAGAAGACACTATCTCTCATAGGTGCTAGAATAGAGGAGATAAAAGCTGAACTGGGTGATGTGTCCATTGAACTTGGAGAGGTCATAAAGACGATTGGTGGCGTCGTTGTGGAGACTGAGGATGGCAGGATCAGGATAGATAACACATTTGAGGCAAGGATGGAGAGACTTGAAGGTGAGATAAGATCAACCATAGCGAAGGTCCTCTTTGGGTGA